From the genome of Apodemus sylvaticus chromosome 3, mApoSyl1.1, whole genome shotgun sequence, one region includes:
- the Ldlrap1 gene encoding low density lipoprotein receptor adapter protein 1 isoform X1, giving the protein MDALKSAGRALIRSPSLAKQSWAGGRHRKLPENWTDTRETLLEGMVFSLKYLGMTLVERPKGEELSAAAVKRIVVTAKASGKKLKKVTLKVSPRGIILTDSLTSQLIENVSIYRISYCTADKMHDKVFAYIAQSQQNESLECHAFLCTKRKVAQAVTLTVAQAFKVAFEFWQVSKEEKEKREKANQEGGDIPGTRRDSTPSLKTLVATGNLLDLEEVAKAPLSTVSANTNNADEVPRPQVLGNSSVVWELDDGLDEAFSRLAQSRTNPQVLDTGLSAQDIHYAQSLSPTDWDKPDSSGIEQDDVFSF; this is encoded by the exons ATGGACGCGCTCAAGTCGGCGGGGCGCGCGCTAATCCGGAGCCCCAGTCTGGCCAAGCAGAGCTGGGCGGGCGGCCGGCACCGCA AGTTGCCAGAGAACTGGACAGACACTCGGGAGACACTGCTGGAGGGCATGGTTTTCAGCCTCAAGTACCTTGGGATGACGCTGGTGGAGCGGCCCAAGGGCGAGGAGCTGTCTGCAGCTGCTGTCAAGAGGATCGTGGTCACA GCCAAGGCCAGcgggaagaaactgaagaaggtaACGCTCAAGGTGTCACCCCGGGGGATCATCCTGACTGACAGCCTCACTAGCCAGCTCATTGAGAACGTGTCCATTTACAG GATCTCCTACTGCACCGCAGACAAGATGCACGACAAGGTGTTCGCGTACATCGCCCAAAGTCAGCAGAACGAGAGCCTCGAGTGTCATGCCTTCCTCTGCACCAAGCGGAAAGTG GCACAAGCTGTCACCTTGACTGTAGCCCAAGCCTTCAAAGTTGCCTTTGAGTTTTGGCAGGTGTCCAAGGAAG agaaagagaagagggagaaagccAACCAGGAGGGAGGAGACATCCCAGGGACCCGCCGCGACAGCACCCCCTCCTTGAAAACCT TGGTTGCTACTGGGAACCTGCTGGATTTGGAAGAGGTGGCGAAGGCCCCGTTATCCACAGTCAGCGCTAATACCAACAACGCAGACGAGGTGCCGCGGCCTCAAGTCTTGGGCAACAGCAGTGTCGTGTGG GAGCTGGATGATGGCCTGGATGAAGCCTTTTCAAG GCTGGCGCAGTCACGGACAAACCCTCAAGTCCTGGACACTGGCCTGTCAGCCCAGGACATCCATTATGCACAGAGCTTATCGCCCACCGACTGGGACAAGCCCGACAGCAGTGGCATCGAGCAAGATGACGTCTTCAGCTTCTGA
- the Ldlrap1 gene encoding low density lipoprotein receptor adapter protein 1 isoform X2 has protein sequence MVFSLKYLGMTLVERPKGEELSAAAVKRIVVTAKASGKKLKKVTLKVSPRGIILTDSLTSQLIENVSIYRISYCTADKMHDKVFAYIAQSQQNESLECHAFLCTKRKVAQAVTLTVAQAFKVAFEFWQVSKEEKEKREKANQEGGDIPGTRRDSTPSLKTLVATGNLLDLEEVAKAPLSTVSANTNNADEVPRPQVLGNSSVVWELDDGLDEAFSRLAQSRTNPQVLDTGLSAQDIHYAQSLSPTDWDKPDSSGIEQDDVFSF, from the exons ATGGTTTTCAGCCTCAAGTACCTTGGGATGACGCTGGTGGAGCGGCCCAAGGGCGAGGAGCTGTCTGCAGCTGCTGTCAAGAGGATCGTGGTCACA GCCAAGGCCAGcgggaagaaactgaagaaggtaACGCTCAAGGTGTCACCCCGGGGGATCATCCTGACTGACAGCCTCACTAGCCAGCTCATTGAGAACGTGTCCATTTACAG GATCTCCTACTGCACCGCAGACAAGATGCACGACAAGGTGTTCGCGTACATCGCCCAAAGTCAGCAGAACGAGAGCCTCGAGTGTCATGCCTTCCTCTGCACCAAGCGGAAAGTG GCACAAGCTGTCACCTTGACTGTAGCCCAAGCCTTCAAAGTTGCCTTTGAGTTTTGGCAGGTGTCCAAGGAAG agaaagagaagagggagaaagccAACCAGGAGGGAGGAGACATCCCAGGGACCCGCCGCGACAGCACCCCCTCCTTGAAAACCT TGGTTGCTACTGGGAACCTGCTGGATTTGGAAGAGGTGGCGAAGGCCCCGTTATCCACAGTCAGCGCTAATACCAACAACGCAGACGAGGTGCCGCGGCCTCAAGTCTTGGGCAACAGCAGTGTCGTGTGG GAGCTGGATGATGGCCTGGATGAAGCCTTTTCAAG GCTGGCGCAGTCACGGACAAACCCTCAAGTCCTGGACACTGGCCTGTCAGCCCAGGACATCCATTATGCACAGAGCTTATCGCCCACCGACTGGGACAAGCCCGACAGCAGTGGCATCGAGCAAGATGACGTCTTCAGCTTCTGA